The following coding sequences are from one uncultured Fibrobacter sp. window:
- a CDS encoding nickel/cobalt transporter yields the protein MKKSIVFLLVLLIAVAASAAVKKKRFDVGGGDAPAATEATVESVAPAEGAAAGETVAPETAAKPVVAESAVVPEKPAEKTRSFYTVIAEEQKVLREKLTAAISAMKNGDWDAIWKFLAICLVYGMLHALGPGHGKSIVVGYFIARRGRWRQGVALGAGITVTHTMSAVILLLILYAIFKATVFNAFETGRIGIERASYALIMLTGVLLVVLAIRDVFKSHKGCGCSARLESAEGVVAQDGKCAESKLPPIARWREILGVAAVTGIVPCPAVALIVLFCLLNSMVALSLLGALVICIGMTITNVAFGIAAVAFRKGIDKGSAHTHIATKIYTVATLAGGVIIFISGLLLFTNQFAGRV from the coding sequence GGGGGAGATGCGCCTGCCGCGACGGAAGCGACGGTTGAATCGGTGGCGCCTGCGGAAGGTGCTGCCGCTGGTGAAACTGTTGCGCCGGAGACTGCCGCGAAACCTGTTGTTGCGGAATCTGCCGTGGTGCCTGAAAAGCCTGCGGAAAAGACGCGGTCATTTTATACGGTGATTGCGGAGGAACAGAAGGTTCTTCGCGAAAAGTTGACGGCGGCGATTTCGGCGATGAAAAACGGCGACTGGGATGCCATCTGGAAGTTCCTCGCGATTTGCCTTGTGTACGGTATGTTGCACGCGCTTGGTCCCGGACATGGAAAGTCGATTGTGGTCGGATATTTTATTGCGCGTCGTGGTCGCTGGCGGCAGGGTGTTGCGCTTGGCGCAGGCATTACCGTGACGCACACGATGAGTGCGGTCATCTTGTTGCTGATTCTGTATGCGATTTTCAAGGCGACGGTATTCAATGCGTTCGAGACGGGCCGCATCGGTATTGAACGGGCGAGCTATGCACTGATTATGCTCACGGGTGTGCTGCTCGTGGTGCTTGCGATTCGCGACGTGTTCAAGTCGCACAAGGGCTGTGGATGTTCCGCTCGGCTTGAGTCTGCGGAAGGTGTTGTGGCGCAGGATGGGAAATGCGCGGAATCTAAATTGCCGCCGATTGCCCGCTGGCGCGAAATCTTGGGTGTTGCCGCCGTTACGGGAATTGTGCCTTGTCCGGCTGTGGCGTTGATTGTACTATTCTGCCTGCTGAATTCGATGGTGGCGCTTTCGCTCCTGGGTGCGCTTGTCATTTGCATTGGCATGACGATTACGAATGTGGCCTTCGGTATTGCGGCTGTCGCCTTCCGCAAGGGAATTGACAAGGGGAGTGCCCACACCCATATCGCTACAAAAATATACACCGTCGCGACTCTCGCAGGCGGTGTCATTATCTTTATTTCGGGACTGTTGCTGTTTACGAACCAGTTCGCGGGCCGCGTGTAG